In a single window of the Coregonus clupeaformis isolate EN_2021a chromosome 10, ASM2061545v1, whole genome shotgun sequence genome:
- the LOC121557251 gene encoding 40S ribosomal protein S23 yields the protein MGKCRGLRTARKLRNHRREQRWHDKQYKKAHLGTALKANPFGGASHAKGIVLEKVGVEAKQPNSAIRKCVRVQLIKNGKKITAFVPNDGCLNFIEENDEVLVAGFGRKGHAVGDIPGVRFKVVKVANVSLLALYKGKKERPRS from the exons ATGG GAAAGTGTCGCGGTCTGCGTACAGCCAGGAAGCTGCGTAACCACCGTCGTGAGCAGAGATGGCACGATAAACAGTACAAAAAGGCCCATCTCGGCACTGCCCTGAAGGCTAACCCCTTCGGAGGCGCTTCCCACGCCAAGGGAATCGTACTTGAGAAAGT TGGTGTTGAAGCTAAGCAGCCCAACTCCGCCATTAGGAAGTGTGTCAGGGTCCAGCTCATCAAGAATGGCAAGAAGATCACCGCCTTTGTCCCCAATGATGGTTGCTTGAACTTCATCGAG GAAAACGACGAAGTTCTGGTGGCAGGATTCGGACGTAAGGGACACGCCGTCGGTGATATCCCCGGTGTACGTTTCAAGGTGGTCAAAGTGGCTAACGTCTCCCTGCTGGCCCTCTACAAAGGCAAGAAGGAGAGACCCAGATCTTAG